A window of Arcobacter acticola genomic DNA:
TGGGCATTGTGATTTTGCAGCACAGAATTCTTTACAAGATGAACTTTTAGTTTGGATGAGAAAACGTCATCCTGAGCATGTTAGTGTAGAACGACTTGTATCAGGAATTGGTATTTATACGATCTATGAGTTTTTAAAAGAGAAGAATTTTGCAAAAGAATCAAAAATAATGCTTGAATTAAATGAATCAGATGATAAAAATGCCATGGTTACAAAATGTGCTTTAGAAGGTGATACTTTATGTACTAAAGCTATAAAAATATTTGTAGAGATATATGGAGCAGAAGCTGGAAATCTTGCATTAAAATCTTTATCATTGGGTGGAGTTTATATAGGTGGGGGAATTGCTCCTAAAATTTTACCTTTTTTATTAGATGGCAATTTTTTAAATGCATTTGCTGCAAAAGGACGTTTTCAAGAAACACTTATAAATATGCAAATTAAAATATCATTAAATCAAAATACTGCACTTTTAGGATCTGCACACTTTGCAGTTG
This region includes:
- the glk gene encoding glucokinase, whose product is MILAGDIGGTKTNLALYTYKDGALEIQVQHQFVSQKYQNFSDVIEEFISSYKIENIEAVCLGIAGPIINGVCKTTNLPWTIDSKELQIVCNTSKVKLLNDLEATAYGMLYLNEDEFVDVNPNGKKVDANRAVIAAGTGLGEAILFYNGENYYPIGSEGGHCDFAAQNSLQDELLVWMRKRHPEHVSVERLVSGIGIYTIYEFLKEKNFAKESKIMLELNESDDKNAMVTKCALEGDTLCTKAIKIFVEIYGAEAGNLALKSLSLGGVYIGGGIAPKILPFLLDGNFLNAFAAKGRFQETLINMQIKISLNQNTALLGSAHFAVDKVR